The genomic window TAGATAATCATCAAGTTTGACCATTGATCAAAACAATTTTACTTATTCAACTCGATCTCATAGGCAAATTCAAATAACCTGAAATTCTTTAAAATTTAGACTTTCAAATTTCTGATTTGTACAAATCTAGTAATTAATGCTCTTGAGAATAAATATTAGACGCACAAAATTAGCTATAAATAATTCACATGCTATTTTCacaagttacttttttttttctcaaataggCTACTCAAAATCCAGATAAACCACAACGAAAGGAAGACACAGAGAAGTGCAGATTATATAAGAGAACCTtgcataatatattttattttaggatcTATTCTCTTAAAATATCACAATCAATAAAATCAACACACCACTCACAAAATAGATGATGTTCGTCCTTTGTCTTAGCTAGAAACCAGTACTAAGaagaagtttaaattttttcttcttgtctCAAACCCAATTATTTTGAACTTGAACAAAATATCAccactaaaattaaaatacatggGTATACAATACATATATTTCATTACACAACTCCTATCACATAAGGATAGATCAGTCaacccaaaaaaacaaaacattttagaATATATAGATCTAAAAATTAGGAGAaaactagaaaaaaaaataaaaaaatcttagtTTCAAAATCCCCTAGACTTAGGTCCAAGGTTCCTATTACTAGTTCCTTGAGTTTGTGACttatcatcatcataattaTATGTTTCAATTTCATCACTATTGTTAATATTGTTACCCTTACTTTGATTTCCTCTTTCCACATCGAATTCTCTATACTTATACAAATACCTTTTGAGTGGCTCAGAGTAATCATCAAACCCTAGATTTGTCATGGCCCAACAAACATCATCACCATTAACTGTCTTTCTCTTCTCCTTGTGACACTTGTCAGATGCTTCGCCAGTTACAAAGCTAACAAACTCAGAAACACACTCTTGCATGGTTTCTTTAGCTTCTTTAGAGATTTTTGCATTTGGTGGCAAGATTTGTTTCATGATTCTTCCAACATTAGCTATTGGAAGTAAACGATCTTGTTCTTTGATTACTTCGTGATCTTGAGGAGATGTgaaattgttgttgtttttgtagTTAAAGGCTTCTTCTATGACttttcctttgttgttgttatcACCCATGTTTTAAGGGAAAAGGGTTAAGTTTAAACCTGTTAAACACAGACACGTTGCTCTTAGCTATGGTCAGGTACCCTATTTATATTAGATTTTGGATGTAATCAAcattttatattgtaattaaACACTAGTGCATGGAGAATCaccattaatatatattttttgatgtGTTGCTATTTTTCGtttagtttggatggattttgatttaaaaatcttaatttgttttttatatcatttttaatataaaagaaaatttagtttttaGATAGATCGAGTAACTAATGTATATgagttataattataatatcgattaaatacattagttattataatatatctaaaaagtaaattttcttatattaaagattTGATGTAATATCAAATATGTATcgattatttttaaaacaaaagataaaattaaatttcgtcaaaaaaaagaaagataaaattaaattaaattatttttgtataaagtTTATTCGGTTCAtcaaattgtattttttattttggttgacTAATTTTAGCAGGTTTTGTGTTTCAGTCCTCTTCATAGGCATTTCTTGTGTTTAAGGAAGAGCTTTATTATAATAGCtagatcaatttttattatttctcatTCGAAGGAACtcaacttttcaaaaaaaaaaaagtaaactacTTTTGTATAAGTTATCTTAGAGAgtttattggttaaaaaaaaaatatcttaaagagtttatgaaaataagttgaaaataacttatgaataTGTCATAATTATGTTGCAACTATACAATTTATTAAATAGTTTCacaaatatttatataagtagataaatttaaataagtcaattcaagcataatgtaattttttggataaaattaaattttgtcaaaaaaagaaagataaaattaaattaaattatttttgtataaagtTTATTCCGTTCAtcaaattgtattttttattttggttgacTAATTTTAGCAGGTTTTGTGTTTCTGTCCTCTTCATAGGCATTTCTTGTGTTTAAGGAAGAGCTTATTATAATAGCtagatcaatttttattatttttcatctGAAGGAACtcaacttttcaaaaaaaataaataagctaCTTTTGTATAAGTTATCTTAGAGAgtttattggttaaaaaaaaaaaacatcttagagagtttatgaaaatagcttatgaataTGTCATAATTATGTTGTAACCATACAATCTATTAAATAGTTTCacaaatatttatataagtagataaatttaaataagtcaattcaagcATAATGTAATTTTTTGGATAGATgattagtttaattaagttgCTATGTTTTTTACAGGTTGTATTGTTCTAAACTATCATGGGTTTTGGCACCCTTGTGTCTCTTTATGAAGTTTGTGTTTAATTTGTTGTCAAAAGAATGACATGAAAATAAACAATTTCCAACAAACTTTTAGATGTTTAAAGAATGTAATGGTATTAAGTGAAAATCCATTTAGACTTTACtgtattaaaattataattaaaggCAAAAATATTTCACCCGTCACAAATTAAATTTGtgatacaaaaaataaaattattatatatataagataagatactatcctttttataaaaaaaaataaaattattatataatgcacgtataaatttgacattttaattagatcaaagtatttttttgactaaaataaaatatattaatttaaattggTAGAGTACATCAGATTCAAGAACAAATTTAAtaccattaaaaataaaaatggtgaaTCTGcaaataaaatcattgttattttcttttcaaataaacaaaatatattcaagAGAGTACAAAAGAGAAAAGACCCCATACAAATCCACAAGGTTGTTGAACCAGTCAGAAAATTGAAAATCCTTTCCTCATGATAAATCGCCCCAATTCATTTTCATATGAGCTATTACTCATCACAATTATACTTGTGATAGCCGATCCAACCcctggtggaaaaaaaaatcaattgaggACATTTGATTGCTCTTAGAATGAGtcttgggcctaactcatccttacaaaattggcttgtaaagtgaggattgcctctagcttataaacacttagtcaggcgatctctcaaccgatgtgggacgcttaacacaccccctcacacCCAGAACTATTGGgtttggtgcgtggatataaacggtgggtgacCCGATAGCGAAAACCTAATAACAGGTGGctcaacggatcgtggagaggctctgatactatcttagaattgagtattgggcctaacccatccttacaaaatcggcttgtaaagtgaggattgcctctagtttataaacacttagtcaggccatctctcaaccgatgtgagactcttaacaattGCCGACTAAAGGACTAATCTcgtaatataatttaaaaataaaaaaattaaacaagttgAAAAGCCTCAAAGCATCTATATAAATCTGAATTTTCTGTTGTAGGTTTAATGACACGGTTACACAATATTACACAtagtagtaaaaaaatattagctATTGATTTGAGATCAAATGGTTCAAATCACACATTCATAAAATCAACCTGAAACAATATCGACGGTTGGTTATGATCGGACGAATAAAAGCATAGGATATGTTACCTTGTCTATATATAATGGATTAGTAGAGGTCAAAGCTCTGATAATTATGGATTAGCATAAAATATTACCACAATTTACAAATGAACTTTAACAAATGCTCTCCATATATAGAGTAGATTATTAGTTTAAGAAATCCCTAATAACACACTTCATTATAGAGTAGGTTGAATTTATGTAAGCAAATAGTAGAGTTGAGTCCATATATAAGAATTTTCCTTTAATTATGCAATATATTCATGCCTATATGTCTATGTGTAGTATAGTTATTGATGACGTGGCAGGCAATTTTCCTTTGTTGCTTTGAGTTAGGTTTATATATTGTTTGATTATGATCTATGACCTTAATGTGTACATGTTGTTCCTAGATCTCAAAGGGCTCGTGGAGCAATCAACTTCTCGATATCCTTACAAAATGGTCCCCTACACTTTCCTTTTATATCTTGTAATATTTAATTAGCAATTTCTTAAACTAATGCTGTCCATAGTTTCGAACTATGTTAAAGCTTGaatttctctataaaaaaaaaaagcttgaATTTTTGAACTTGTGGCCAATATGTGTGCACGTCGCTGTTTTGTTGTACACGTAAACAAGATCTATAAAAACCTAAAAATGTATCCGCTTTTAAGTTAAAACATGCTTATGTTGGATTACCGGTCACAAATTTGGATATCTAAATGTTCACTTTTGTGATCGGGATGAAATTAAGGGGTCAAAAGTTAAAACATGCCTCACATCCATATTATCTTTCATCGTGGAAATGACTACGTACCACAATTTGAAGACTCTCCTGTTGGAAAATTCAGAGGAGCTTGGAAGAAACAATTAGAAAAGATGTGTTGAAAAAAGTGTGTTAgaaagtgtgttgctagcataattcttgaaaataatatttttgaccTCTTAACTTCATCCTTGATTGCAAAAGTGAACcctaaatttaaaaaaatagcatTTTTGATCCACCAAGTTCCTTAATCTGACTATATTGGCccctcaaattttaaaatttcaattataGCCCTTTAAGTTTTAAACATTAATTACTCACTTGCTTCTATAGTTAATGTTTCTAATTTAATTAACATTTATTTGTATTAATAATCAAAGTTTGCatttaatacttaaaaaaaacatgtccACATAAGTGTTTATTAGGTCAAAATCAAATGATGTCTCTCTTTTGCGGTTCATGATAAAATTAAGAggtcaaaaatattatttttaaatattaattgccAAAACCGTTCGATTATAAAATTTAAgggacaaaaatataattttaattatttaacttaattattttaaaatttatttccaCCAAACAATATGTCTcacaaaaaaatatcatcaaacTATCCACCAAACAATATCTATCATcatttaaaatgttaattttatgaGTGAATGAAAATAGATAGATGAAACTGCTTAAAATATAGTAAGGGTGCATTCATATATGTGGATGAAATTCAAGCTCCTACGGAAATCTTAGGACCACATATTTCTTTCAAGCTCCCACTCCCACACATGATTTGTCGTATACTGGATTTGAAATCCAATTATTGCTGGGCTTCTTTGAACTTGACAcgtttaatatatttataagtttggGAACATCTTGGAACAAgtgaagattttatatattatttttcatttcacaTTCTTGCTTCTTTTTATAGCTGGTTTGcttaaataaataagaattctcataagaaaatataaataaaacacaAGTAGAAAAAAGGAAGATGGTGTCCATGTTGCATAACTAATTAATGTTTTATATGGATATAAAATAAGGAAGATGGTGTATTTCCTTGAGCTCCTCCCAATGCAAAACAGCACGATCTAGTGTGTATTTgatttaggaaaatgctaaacagtgtctcggggcactagttaaggatataaatatagaagttttatatAGTAAATTGTGTATCTATTTCTTTCACTATTTTCTTTACACCACATCCTTCGAACATTCTTTCCTCATTTAGAATATTATCTTTCTCGTCAGGAGTGGTTTGTGTGTTGGTTTGAAATGTTCCTCCTTGGTTATTGTTATTGGCTAACTGTTTAGCCAACTGAACAAGctgattttccaaatttttggcCCGTGCAAGACTGTTTTTCAGATATTGTTGCCACTATTGGTTTTGTTGCTGCTGCATTTCCATGAATTTAATCATGGTCTCCTCCAATCTAGCCTCTGAAGTTTGCCCATAATTATAAGGAGGAAACTGTTGATATGATTCATACTCACCCGGAGTATAAAAGTTGTAATAACCACGATCAGTCATGATTTAACTTTTAATGGGGAATCTGAAAAAAGGATTcaacaaacaagaaaaacaacttTCTTTGTCTAGCAAAGAAGGATTAGTGCAAGCAAAAActatacaatataaacaaatatgtacAAATACTTAAAAGAATACAAATTGTTAAAATGCTCCAATATCTAAACGtcagtccccggcaacggcgccattttgttgaaagtacaaaagtaagttttagaattatcgtctccacagggactagtgtgatattaaAAACCGTTCAACAATTACCATAATTTTAAGTGAAGtatttaaagtttgttttgttgtaaAAACTTGCAAAagcatataaatgtaaataaaaatgtgattaaaGATTCAGAGAGAAAAGGTTGTCGGGATTAGACTTCACTCTTTCACTTATATGTACGTTTCtaaaacattcatatatattttaactaatcATCAACATATCACGTATTGCTCACGGACGTTTCTGTGTCCAGATAACGACAAGAATCACGTTATACTTATTAATCCTCGATGTCtcgattgaataattaatataacggctaaattgtattatttaaactcCGATGTCTCGAAACATTTGAATAACACAACAGCATTAAGTTTCAATacaaaagtgaata from Trifolium pratense cultivar HEN17-A07 linkage group LG1, ARS_RC_1.1, whole genome shotgun sequence includes these protein-coding regions:
- the LOC123921159 gene encoding nuclear transcription factor Y subunit B-4-like produces the protein MGDNNNKGKVIEEAFNYKNNNNFTSPQDHEVIKEQDRLLPIANVGRIMKQILPPNAKISKEAKETMQECVSEFVSFVTGEASDKCHKEKRKTVNGDDVCWAMTNLGFDDYSEPLKRYLYKYREFDVERGNQSKGNNINNSDEIETYNYDDDKSQTQGTSNRNLGPKSRGF